A window of the Arachis duranensis cultivar V14167 chromosome 5, aradu.V14167.gnm2.J7QH, whole genome shotgun sequence genome harbors these coding sequences:
- the LOC107488846 gene encoding uncharacterized protein LOC107488846: protein MNFQLPRQFTLPMILTPYDGLGDLKQHIKKFRSIMIVNGASDPILCRYFPSFLDGPVLDWFCSLPADSISRFQELAKQFEDHFVALAIYLHDSDYLTTIKQGPQESLKDYITRFTKVTMRIPDLHPEVHFHAIKSGLRPGKFQETIAVAKPKTLAEFHEKAKGQIDVEELRQARKAERSVNSKDDDKPRDSKKAFKPVSRYESYTQFNIKRDDIIKEILNSKLIKPPRKASNYPESKGIDKSKYCTFHQKHGHTTDDCVIAKDLLERLARQGHLDKFIAGHMQKKVTSTSDPSAAGPSSKEKDKTPAQPRGIINCISGGYAGGGHTSLARKRTYRAMLKATDAFKGPQPVQDFPEMTFRSTDFSHTDTNYDDPVIIFVQLGDLVVHKVLLDLGSSANVLFFTMFKKLKLSSNILQPYHGDLVGFSGERVPVLGSVWLQTTLGEQPLFKTQDIQYLVVDCFSPYNLILGRPFLNRFAAIVSTVHLCVKFPVRDNLVATIHGDLHEARQWYNTSLKPIKKNNTA from the coding sequence ATGAATTTTCAACTTCCCAGACAGTTCACCCTGCCGATGATTTTAACCCCGTATGACGGGCTCGGAGATCTAAAGCAGCATATCAAAAAATTCCGATCTATTATGATCGTTAACGGTGCATCCGACCCTATTTTATGCCGTTATTTTCCATCCTTTTTAGATGGTCCTGTACTTGACTGGTTTTGCTCTTTGCCTGCAGATTCAATATCGCGCTTCCAGGAATTAGCCAAACAGTTCGAAGACCACTTCGTAGCATTGGCAATATATCTGCATGATTCTGACTACTTGACGACCATCAAGCAAGGCCCACAAGAGAGCTTAAAGGATTATATTACACGTTTTACAAAGGTCACCATGAGAATCCCGGATCTCCATCCCGAAGTCCATTTCCATGCCATTAAAAGCGGCCTTCGTCCGGGCAAGTTTCAAGAGACAATTGCCGTCGCTAAACCAAAAACCTTAGCCGAATTTCACGAGAAAGCCAAGGGACAGATAGATGTCGAAGAGCTTCGACAAgcccgaaaagcagaaagatcGGTCAACAGTAAGGATGATGATAAACCCCGGGATAGTAAGAAAGCCTTTAAACCAGTTTCCCGTTATGAGTCATACACCCAGTTCAACATAAAGCGAGATGACATTATCAAAGAGATACTCAATTCAAAGTTAATTAAGCCTCCCCGCAAAGCTAGCAACTACCCGGAATCCAAAGGCATTGATAAATCTAAATATTGCACCTTCCATCAGAAGCACGGGCACACAACCGATGATTGTGTGATCGCCAAAGATCTACTCGAACGTCTTGCAAGACAAGGCCACCTTGATAAATTTATTGCAGGGCACATGCAGAAGAAAGTAACCTCCACCTCTGACCCCTCCGCAGCAGGGCCTTCAtcaaaagaaaaggataaaacACCAGCCCAACCCAGAGGGATTATCAACTGTATTTCGGGAGGATATGCTGGAGGCGGACACACAAGCTTAGCCCGAAAACGCACTTACAGGGCCATGTTGAAAGCCACAGATGCCTTTAAAGGTCCTCAGCCGGTTCAGGACTTCCCAGAGATGACTTTCCGTTCAACCGACTTTAGTCATACTGATACCAATTATGACGATCCAGTGATAATTTTTGTTCAATTGGGGGACTTGGTAGTCCACAAAGTACTACTCGATCTTGGAAGCAGTGCCAACGTGTTATTTTTTACCATGTTCAAAAAACTGAAGCTAAGCAGCAACATTCTACAACCATACCATGGAGACTTGGTAGGATTTTCAGGAGAGCGAGTCCCTGTTTTGGGTTCTGTGTGGTTACAAACCACACTCGGTGAGCAACCATTATTTAAGACGCAAGACATTCAATATCTTGTGGTCGATTGCTTTAGCCCTTATAATCTCATATTAGGCAGACCATTCTTAAATAGATTTGCTGCAATTGTATCCACGGTTCACCTTTGTGTTAAGTTCCCTGTGCGGGATAATTTAGTAGCAACCATCCATGGCGACCTCCACGAAGCTCGACAATGGTATAACACAAGCTTGAAGCCCATCAAAAAGAATAACACGGCGTAG
- the LOC107488845 gene encoding uncharacterized protein LOC107488845 codes for MRLNPEKCAFGVTGGKFLGFILTSRGIEANPEKCQAILDMQSPTTIKDVQRLTGSSVLITEAEKVQHPVYFVSKSLQSAELRYPKLEKLSLALILSKPKLAGRLIKWSIELSEFDIQYQPRGSVKSQYLVDFVAELTEPYLDAESLEWTLFVDGASNLQGSGVGILLESPEGIIMEHSLRFSFKASNNQVEYEALIDGLRRGYSRPLLKCLDRSEVDLVLAEAHEGICGIHSGARSLAQKIPRAGFYWPTLWEDSRQKWGIDILGPFPTASRQFTDHNFKNFLQNLKINQHFSSVEHPQSNRLAEVANKVLLHALRKKLDNANGLWAELVPEVLCSYNTTIHTSTKETPFRLVYGSEAMIPLEISQHSLRAQVEHHDQARRAELDLIEEVRNIAAIRHQALQQQIGRRHDKRVQPRSFNTGNLVLRKTEETR; via the exons ATGAGATTAAATCCTGAAAAGTGCGCCTTCGGTGTTACCGGAGGAAAATTCCTCGGATTTATCCTCACTAGTCGAGGcattgaagcaaatccagaaAAATGTCAAGCAATACTTGATATGCAGAGTCCAACAACAATAAAGGACGTTCAAAGACTAACAGGAAG TTCTGTCCTTATAACAGAAGCTGAGAAGGTCCAACATCCGGTTTATTTTGTGAGTAAGTCATTACAAAGTGCCGAGCTTCGTTACCCGAAGTTAGAAAAGCTCTCCCTCGCACTG ATTCTTTCTAAACCTAAACTAGCAGGACGACTCATCAAATGGTCCATCGAGCTTTCAGAATTTGATATTCAATACCAACCAAGAGGATCTGTCAAGTCGCAGTACTTGGTTGATTTTGTCGCCGAACTCACAGAACCATATCTGGACGCAGAAAGCCTGGAATGGACCTTGTTCGTTGACGGAGCTTCAAACCTTCAAGGGTCTGGAGTAGGGATATTGTTAGAAAGTCCGGAGGGCATAATCATGGAACATTCTCTGCGGTTCTCTTTTAAAGCCAGTAATAACCAGGTCGAGTACGAAGCCCTCATTGATGGGCTAAG GCGGGGATATTCCCGACCACTTTTGAAATGTTTGGACAGGTCTGAAGTAGATCTTGTCTTAGCCGAAGCTCATGAAGGAATCTGTGGGATACACTCCGGGGCAAGAAGCCTAGCACAGAAAATCCCCCGCGCTGGTTTTTATTGGCCGACGTTGTGGGAGGACAGCAGACAAAAG TGGGGAATTGATATCCTCGGCCCATTCCCCACTGCATCGAGACAG TTTACCGACCATAATTTCAAGAATTTTTTGCAGAATCTAAAGATAAACCAACACTTCTCATCTGTGGAACATCCACAGTCTAATAGGCTAGCCGAGGTTGCTAATAAGGTCCTCTTACATGCCTTGAGGAAAAAGCTCGACAATGCCAATGGACTTTGGGCCGAGCTTGTCCCAGAAGTATTATGTTCATACAATACTACAATACATACATCCACCAAAGAAACCCCATTTCGCTTGGTATATGGGTCCGAGGCAATGATCCCGTTGGAGATTTCACAGCACTCCTTACGAGCGCAAGTCGAACACCATGATCAGGCTCGCCGAGCAGAGCTTGATTTAATAGAAGAGGTTAGGAATATAGCAGCAATTCGCCACCAAGCCCTACAACAACAGATCGGCCGACGTCATGATAAAAGGGTCCAACCAAGGTCATTTAACACTGGCAATTTGGTGCTGAGAAAAACTGAAGAAACTCGCTGA